The Portunus trituberculatus isolate SZX2019 chromosome 50, ASM1759143v1, whole genome shotgun sequence genome includes the window ttattagatcagccatctaagtaggCCTGAAAATCTTCTTGTGATCCCCTGGCGGTTTGTGAACCCTATATTGAGAATCAATGCTCTAGTGCAACACATTACTCATAATTCTGACCGTCTTTGAGGTGCGtctaacattcttgatcttttcctatcctctatattttgtttatgctttctctctctctctctctctctctctctctctctctctctctctgggtctttTAATCATAACATCATacctgtattttccaatatcattCTAATTCCTCATCAGGATTCCACTACCTACTAAGATCCTACGCAGTGATGTTTTCCATGGACTCGTTGGCTTTAACTCTCGCAAGGCTTATGGATATCATGGTGTCCATCCTATTGTTCTCCAAAACGCTACATACTGCAAGAGATATCAACTCTTGATATGCTGTTGTAGGACGCATAAATCATATATTCAGCtgtgtttttattatctttttcgtatctttgtttttatcatatttatctatttatttactattacttttttgcGGATGCCAAAGTGGAGGGATAGATTGAATAATGATAtctaaaaaacaaaagacaatgaCAAGAAATTTAAATCTTACCTTGATATCATAATATATCTTCCTATTAGTACAGCGGATCATGGAAACCATTGTGCACTTCATAGTAAAAGCATGAAATTTGGTCTGTATATACTTTAGGACATGCTgattaatattagaaatggaggCATCGCAAAAAATGCGAATTTCCAAGATGGCTGCCAAATCAAATATGGCTGTCAGGTTTGTCAGGTCATTGCGAGAGGGAAATTTTGAACTCTACCTTCAGTCTCTAATCCAGATGGCTCCTTGGTTTTTTGCTCTTGACCATCACAACTATTCACGGTGGCTACCCATTCACATCAGGGATATGACCAACCTCCACACCACTCATCCAGACGTATTCCAACAGTTCAAGCAAGGAAACTTCGTGGTCTGGAAGACATGTAATAGATTTTCAGGAATGTCGATTGATCAAGCGCATGAGCAAAATAATGCTCTGGTAAAGGGTGAGGGCGGAGCCATTGGGCTCACAGAAAATGCTTCTGCTTTGAGAAGGTGGTCTGTAGGTGGACCCAAAATGGCTAGAGTGATTGTAGATTTTAAAAGCACCATCGACTGCATTTCTTGTACAAGAATACAGTTCCAGCACCacgaggaacaagagaaagtCCAATCAACGTTTGTGTCAGACGTCAAGAAACTTGCTCAGAGTATTCAGAAGGGTGAAAATCCTTTCGACGATGAAACTTCAGAACTGGTTGTTCTCTTTTCAGGAGACATCATTGACAACTCTGTGACAGAGACACTCTACCAGATTAACCAATCTGGCATTGAGCAGTACAACACATTTGTCAATGAGAGAATCATCAACAGATCAAAACCGTTGTCAGATCCAATTAAAAGGAACAACTTTTCGCTGATCTCAAGGCCTACAGTTAAGAAAAGCACAGTCCCTACTCAAGTATCTTCTTTGAAGCAAGACTGTAACTTATTTGCACGACTCTACATTGCTAGTCAGTCTCGAGAAGGGTCATTGGAGGAATTCTTTTCCCATGAAAATCAAACCTATCCCCCTGCACTTAGTCAGTTTGGAAAACTGCGTCCTTCAAACAAAAGCCTGCTGTTAAATTGCTTGGAAGACCTGGCAATGTCAAGTGATGCTGCTCCTGAGGTTGATGCGGTTATGCTAGATGGTCCTGCTGTTGTACACTTTTTGACTCCACAAAATTGCCGGACCTTTGCTGAGTATGCTTCCAAgatcttcctccccttcatccaAAGAGTACTGACCACATGCGACAGACTGGACCTTGTATGGGATGTCTATCATCAGGACAGTCTTAAATCTGATGCCAGGGACAAGCGAGGAACTGGTGCAAGACGACGAGTGGCACCAGACAACACAGTTCCAAGAAAGTGGAGTGAATTCCTAAAGAACAGTATGAACAAGACAGAATTGTTCCAATTTCTGTCTGATACGACTGTGTCCCTTGAGGTTGAAGAGCTTATCGTGGTGACATTAGGCACAAGGGCACTGACCAACAAGGAAGATGTTGCTGTTAATGAAATATCACCTTGTACACATGAGGAAGCCGACACCCGCTTGTTGTTGCACACTGCAAATGCTGTCAGACATGGCTATCAAAAGATCTCCATTAGAACCGTAGATACGGACGTTGTAGTGTTGGCCACTGCTCACTTTGCAACCATCAAACCACAAGAATTGTGGATTGACTTTGgaacaggaaaaacaaggcGTTTCATTCCTGTACATGAACTAGCCATGACTCTCGGTCCACAGAAGTGCACTGGTCTTCAGCTGTTTCACAGTATTACAGGATGTGACACAGTTTCTGCAATGTATGGTGTAGGCAAGAAAAAGGCCTGGCAACTCTGGCAAACATATGACCGCATCACGACGACATTTGCTAGCCTGTCATCCAACCCTCCACAAGAAATTTCTGACTCGCACTTTGCTGAACTTGAACgttttgttgtattgttgtaTGACAGAACTTCAGCTAGCACAGAAGTCAATGATGTTCGGCGAGTTCTGTTTACTCAGAAAAGCCGCACGATCAAGAACATCCCACCGACACAAGCAGCCCTTACTCAGCACGTGCGAAGAGCAGTATACCAAGGTGGGCATATTTGGGGCCAGGCGTTAATAGCTCGACCAGAATATCCTGATCCATCCGCATGGGGATGGAACAAGGAGCAGTCTGGCACAAGTACCACCTGGACACCATTGTGGTCGACCTTGGCTCCAGCTTCTGCAACGTGTATTGAACTGTTGTGTTGCGGTTGCACAAAGGGTTGTCATGGTCGATGCAAATGCCGAAGTGCTTCTCTGAAATGCACTGATCTCTGCAAATGTGCAGGTGATTGTTCCAACTGAATGTATAGAAAATTACAGTGGTGCAAACTTAATTGATGTATAGGTATATAAGTTATTTTCGCCTATTGCAGTTAGTCTTCTAAGTATAGTGTTTGGCGTATGTAGACGTCGTCTGGTTTTGAGAATTTGGCAGTTTACAGATGTATATACCTGATATCATAGAAAACTTAGGATAAACATTTTGTAATATGATACATTTGGGTGTTCTGTATGGTATTTCATACATTCATGATGTTCCAGGTTGAGAGTTTTCAAACATGTCCAGCTTTTTAAATGTAGCAGTTAGCCTGTATTGATGTTGTGCTTATGTTGTATTGATCTATAGTGTAAGAAAATATATCATTTGATGTTCATTGTTCGTAGATATAATGTTTGactgtttgttgtttgtgttgctaaGGATTTAGAATGTAATCCTAGAGTTTTGTGAACTGAACAACACAAATCATCTGACTGTGTCCTTGCATAGAATGGATGGTGGCAGCGCCGTGGGACACGGTCAGTCGCTGCTGCCATCTGTTACCatcttgaaaaaataaacatttttcCATGTCAAGCTTATGTAGTACATATGTTTGGTAAAAGAAATGTGTTTTTCTTAATTACAAGTATAATTTCCCAGATATTTATCAGAAAGACATTCAAAATTCGTGTTCCATGAAAAAAATCTCGATTTTCGCATGACCGCCATCTTTGTTTGGCCGCCAtcttgaaaattttttttttttttcaaatgccTCCATTTCAAAATTTCATTCGTGTTGGATAAAGAATCACCAAGCAAAGTCTCTTGCTTTTACTCAAAAGTGCACAATTTGGCCATTTTGTGTGTCTCATCCGctgcactatatatatatatatatatatatatatatatatatatatatatatatatatatatatatatatatatatatatatatatatatatatatatatatatatatatatattgacaaGTGATATATTCTGACTAATATTCGTATATAGGTTTTGCAAGATAGATTGTGGAATGTTAGTTTTgcctgttgttatcattgtaatTACTTCTATGATGCAAAACCCTTGTAATATTTTGTGAATCGTAATGTTTGAAATAGAGAAATTATTTTAATAAATTTTGCTGCAAATAAAGTTCATAGTttcaagagaaaagggaaaataaacagTGTCATGAACATTTAAGATAAATTATGTGCAGTCACGGAATTTCAGCTAAAATTAGTGTGGATGGAGAAGTTCAATTGAACATGGTAAgcgaatagaaactcaataaccGATTATTATACGCTGAGCGGATACCCGCTGACTGCTCGGCGTCAGGATTGGGAACAGAGAGTATATAGTATAGTCCGTACGATTAGTACTGTATACACTAAAGCCCACTCGcccaacataacataacataacataacataaataacaggataacaaagggccaccagggcccatctaggttatcctgtatccgtcgcacagcgacctcgtcatcagtacttaaagatacacttacaagtacacaatacattatatactaattctaaatatttggcccattaacagggctaagtcctgcagcgaaatcctctacaatttgtggtgtccatacatggggatcatgtcttatttaactatagtaaatttcttataaaaactatcatgcagtgctatacataattataaatctaataaatttaagtgcttatctaatctgtttttaaacattgtcaaactagtgctatttacaaccgtctctggcaatgcattccagaagtctaccactctatgactaaagaaatattttcttatatctaacctgcagccttgctttctaatcttcctgccatgatttctagtcctatttcctcctctaaggtaaagaaagatctcacatctatgtagtttgtatctgagaacattttaaataactctatcatatccctcttatacatctcctctcaaatgaaaacatgtttaattcctttaatctatctctatactccaggcgctttaatgctggtatcatcctagttgctcttctctgaactgcttctaacatgttgatatcctgcctatagtggggtgaccaggcctgtatgcaatactctaaatggggcctaacataggaattatataagctacgcaccacttccttacttttataactaacatttctatttataaaacccaggatcctatttgccctatttcttgcttctaaacattgctttgaaaatttcatagtcctgtctatcactactcctaaatcctttccttcctctactgcctctagccaacatccctccatctcatagttaaagtttgtgttgtctttacctaaatgcataacctgacacttttagaattaaactccatctgccacctgtctgcccatgctatcagcctgtccaggtctcgttgtattctgtaattgtccttttcaccctgtactgcacatgctatcttagtatcatctgcaaactttgatactttgctactaattcctatatctaaatcgttaatgtacaccaagaaaagaagaggtcctagcactgatccttggggtaccccactaaccacttccttccactcagacattgccccatttaatactactctctgtttcctatcagaaagccattcactaatccaatcaactaacctaccccctatcccatgtagtctcaatttgtacactagcctcctatgcggtaccttatcaaacgccttgctaaaatctagatatataacatctatgctatttccatcatctaactccttggtaatatattctaagatatcgagcaaatttgtaagacaggacctccctgatctaaagccaacAGCCATCTTCAGGAGTATATATGATGCAGCACTGCGGTAAACGTGATGTTAATACTTATTGTGTATTGTTTAAGTCAAGATATATAGTGTGAAGTGTTTCATTAGGTTATGAGAGTCAAGGGAACTTCCATAATGAGTCTTCGCTTACCTGCATATCGAAGGAAATAGTGAACCTTGATGGGCAGCAGGTTTTTGTTGATCTTCATCGTGAAGAAACACTTTGCTGAGCTGTTGATGGATCTTCTCAGATTATTTGTACTTCTGACACTGAAACAACCGTCACAAGCCTTTTGACTTTCACTATTGTGTCAAACTTCCATTCGTCTTGAAAAATCCTAAACCTTCAGACTTTTGATATGAACACGCTTATATATTGACCGCGCAGCCTCGTCATTCTGCATTGATACTTTGTTGCCAGGAGGCAAGGCTGTGCAACACTGGACGCTGATTGGTGGAGTTTACACATTATGGCAACACGTTGCTAGATATAATTTTACTTCActaacattactattattttcttttgaatattgttattatcatttatatatatatatatatatatatatatatatatatatatatatatatatatatatatatatatatatatatatatatatatatatatatatatatatatatatatatatatatatatatatatatatatatatatatatatatatatatatatatatatatatatatatatatatatatatatatatatatatatatatatatatatatatatatatatttttttttttttttttttttttttgttattgccaCACACTTGTGTTATCCAATCGATATGCTGCGCTTCACTTGGTGGGAGCACTATCGCGTCATCTATGCATGGCCATGCCATCTTAACACGAGACCCTCTGCCCGCTctgctaattctctctctctctctctctctctctctctctctctctctctctctctctctctctctcacgcaagcCTCGATCTCCTCCGTTCCTTGTTTTTGACTGCATTCGTTAGGGGTACTCTACACATACTGAAAAGTCCTagatctcctctccctttcattcaatctctatttttgttcattattcccACACTCCAAGTCTCAGCACCGTACAACGCTCTAAGTTCATGCTAACCCTTCCTACAATattctctttccattcattcCAAATGACCTACTACTCGTATTAAATATCATTCTTTCGGATCTAACCTCCTTAtttatggtaatgataataataatcacaataataataataataataataataataataataataataataataataataataataataataaaaataaaaataataataataatgataataataataataatttgaatgaataataacaataacaataaaaattataatgatagaaatattaacaaaacaacaacaataatgataataataataataataataataataataataataataataataataataataataataataataataataataataataataataataataataataataataataataataataataataataataataataataataataataataataataataataataataataataataataataataataataataataataataataataataataataataataataataataataataataataataataataataataataataataataataataataataataataataataataataataataataataataataataataataataataataataataataataataataataataataataataataataataataataataataataataataataataataataataataataataataataataataataataataataataatgataacaacaacaacaacaataataataataataataataataataataataataataataatagtaataataatgataataataataataaaataatgataataatagaaataataatgataatgataatgataataataacaataataataataataataataataataataataataataataataataataataataacaataataataatgataataataataatgatcataataatagtaataataataataataataataataataataataataataataataataataataataataataataataataataataataatgataataataataataacaataataataataatgataataataatgatgatgataacaataacgataacaataataataataacaataataataataataataataataataataataataataataatagtaataataataataataataataataataataataataataataataataataataataattattattattattattattattattatattatgataaaacaatagataaaacaatagtactactactactactactactactactactactactactactactactactactactactactactgctactactacttttacaaataaaaataataataataataataataataataataataataataataaataataataataatgaaataataatgataataatataatttattattattattataataataataataataataataataataataataataataataataataataataataataatgatgatagtaatagttatattagcaaaaaaaaaaggagtaataataaaagcaatgatgataataatattatcaaatgttatgatgataaggatgataataatgataataatgataacaacaacaataacaacaacaacaacaacaacaacaacaataataataataataataataataataataataataataataataataataataataataataataataataataattattattattattattattattattattattattattattattattattattattattattattattattattattattattattattattatgactaccactactactactactactaccaccaccaccaccaccaccaccaccaccaccaccaccaccaccaccaccaccaccaccaccaccaccaccaccactactaataccacaacaccaccaccaccaccaccaccaccaccaccaccaccaccaccaataataataataataataataataataataataataataataataataataataataataataataataataataataataataataataataataataataataataataataataataataataataatgataataataataataataataataataataataataataataataataataataataataataataataatgataatgataataatgataatgataataataataataataatgataataataataataataataatgataataataataataataataataataataataataataataataataataataataataataataataataataataataataataataataataataatgataataatgataataataataataatgataataataacaataatgatgatagtaataatgacaaaagcACAAGCaaataatatagataaataaagtctTTTATTTCAATACTTAACAAATAATATCACAAAAGAATGCAATGTGTGCTTTTATACGTAGCATAAAAATAATACTTGTAACATGCTAGTACGTATCGATTCTAATCTGAACACTCAGCAGACATGTATAAAGGCTTATTTGCTGAGATGTGTTGCGTGAATATATCAATTTGTATTAAGACAGTAGAAAGAATGATTTAAACTTAATGAAAGACGCGCTTCATATACTCtaatggagagaaagacaggacaACAGCATCGCCTCATAAGGAATGTTTACTCTCTTCTACATGTACTTAAACTTATTTCCCTGACGTTGCGCAGTCGTGATGTCTCTCGATTCCATTATGTCAGATCCATTACTAAGTCAGTTCCTTAAAGAATCCGTGGCGTGGGCACTGAAGAGAGCAGCTAACGTGTTCGTATGCTGCacctttagtttttattttctatttttctatgttaTACCATATGGTACATTCACCTGTTTTACGGGCTAAAGGAGacatcctatctgaaagcccacttGTTAGGGAATCGTTACCCAGAGTAAGGAAGCCCATcctacactcgaaccgtggccaggattcgaatccgtgcacttggagacccatCGGCCCCTAAAGGCGGgctcacacgtgccaatttgcgactgatattttacgtacgtagagtttccgactcagaaccggtgcctagcgactgcagcaaacagtcgcaaaacaagaccaacatgttggtcttgttagtcgatttgcgactttatttacatcgtgatgtcacggagtaagctctgaaaatgtggtctccagatatagagaagatgctggagtggtgagggaaaaagaacacatctgggaacccagaaatgaattatataataaaaaaaaagtttgcgcAAATCGCTGTTCGACTAAATAGCTGCCactacaagaactgtttccctcaatgcagggtgttgctgGAGGTGAAGATTGAAGACTagtcaggatttaatttaatcgcaattgtgcataatcttcttaagattaaaaattttcttatgaaaaatgtaggctaatttagagtgtggtagacactcttttccttccttcacttagccagggacgtatccacaggcattttcttttctgttgactcttccggcacgccaaaagaagagcaaccaccgctTTAGCatcgtttcactgtttgatctgccgcagtctctgacgagacagccagacgttaccctacggaacgagctcagagctcattatttccgatcttcggataggcctgagaccaggcacacaccacacaccgggacaacaaggtcacaactcctcgatttacatcccgtacctactcactgctaggtgaacaggggctacacgtgaaaggagacacacccaaatatctcaacccggccggggaatcgaacccgggtcctctggcttgtgaagccactgGAGGAAGatatcttggcgggtagctgtttgtttacgttCACTTCCTACCAAGGAGCCAACttgtcgatactttccaggcaCTACGTCTTACACTTTCCGACTAAAAcggatgagtcggaaactctacttacgtaaaatatcagtcgcaaattggcacgtgtgaactaACCTTAAAGcgcgtggttccactgtaccacggcaggcAGCCCTTTTAGAACATCTGTGTACAACTGAATTACTAACATGCAGGGCAGATGACTTGCTTCTGAACGTGTCTCTTGCCGCTCATAGAGCAAAGAAAAGTCCTAAACTATAAACCTTACGCACTCGTCCCTTGTACCTTCATGAATCCTTCCCGTGCTCCCCGTGGACTCTgggcattttttctcttccaggaACAACTTCATTACCTCTGGCGCCTCGTTGGTGGGCTCATTCTGCTTAGCGCCATCCTGCGCCACAGAGTTCATTTCACCTGAGGGAAAATGGTTGGTTACAGGCCATTATCCTTCTATCAcacaactgaaaaataaaatggtctcgGTACGTGTTACATGAATATTATAGATTAAATAAATTAGAAAACATTAGTTTCTATGGATCAGTGAGAAGGAACAGAATGCAACAGTAACAGCCGACCATGTCATGCCGCCCTGACCAGTGATGCCAGGAGCAGAACTTACCTGAGGAGCAGTATCTGTTGATCAGGAAGTGCAGGAGAACAAAGACAAGCACGTAGATCAGATCGAACACGCCCACATTCAGGAAGGCGATGGACCGCCCTTGGTGTTGTAGAGCAAACCGCCCAGAAACCCAGCCGTGGACACGCCTGTCATCACACCCGGGCATTACTTTCCCACTCATCGACCAGAAAGGTAAAGAGCCAAAAGATGATGTAACAGCAGGgtggaaggagtggagagaaCACAAGTGGAGCTCACCTATGTAGAAGGTGGACCTGAAGACGCTCTGAACTGTGGCTTGGGCTCCTGGCGGCGCGATGTGGCTGGCGTAGGCACCCATGACGGAATGAAAGACACTATAGCTGAGGCCATTAAGGAGCTCTATAGGTAGGAAGTACCAGGGATTGCTGACAGTGTAGTAAAGGCAGCATCTCAGACCTGTGCTGAGCACCGACGTGATGAGCACACCAGTGTATCCCAGCCACTGGATTATCACCCCTGTCAATAGGATAGCTtgatttcttatctatttattgatatTTGGTAATATAAAAGGTGGTCTGTCCAAAGGCAATAAAAAATAACTGAGGTGACAGTTCTTAAATGAAACAGACATATCGATTGTTCTAAATTGAAGACTTGTAAGAGTCTTGAGATCTTAGAGAAGAGGTTACTGTCACTTTCCTCAGACATGAAACTGTTATTTTGTGTTAAATTTGCAACAGGACTGCATTTCAATTAAATGATAATGGAATCTATACTAAATTCTATTCACAGTTTGTACTCTGCACTAATACTATGTctaaattaattttcttttttaagcttAAGTTGTGGTTCAGTGTTACCTGCACTGAACACGCTCTTGTCTTacctgagaggaaaaagaatggaaCCTCTCCGCCAAAGGTTTCGATTCCTAAAACTAATCCCTGAAGGAGTTTGAGCGCAGGAAAGTCAGGGTTCCATGCCAGGGAGACGTCCTCCACCAACATCAGTTTGAATATCCACACGATGCCAAGCGACGCGCCCATCACGTACACGGTCATCTGATGACATAAACACTTGGTCTCAGCGGACACAGCCTTCACACAAACTGATTCTCGGGTGGCAATAGATAAGTTGAATGGGAATTACTTTGTCAAAAATGTTATCCTACATTCAGGAAATTCTTGAAGGCAATCAGACTAAGgacgagaaaaaagaggaactaGAGTAATtactaggaagagaag containing:
- the LOC123499688 gene encoding LOW QUALITY PROTEIN: probable serine/threonine-protein kinase clkA (The sequence of the model RefSeq protein was modified relative to this genomic sequence to represent the inferred CDS: substituted 1 base at 1 genomic stop codon), with the protein product NNNNNNNNNNNNNNNNNNNNNNNNNNNNNNNNNNNNNNNNNNNNNNNNNNNNNNNNNNNNNNNNNNNNNNNNNNNNNNNNNNNNNNNNNNNNNNNNNNNNNNNNNNNNNNNNNNNNNNNNNDNNNNNNNNNNNNNNNNNNNNSNNNDNNNNKHHHYXYHNTTTTTTTTTTTTTTNNNNNNNNNNNNNNNNNNNNNNNNNNNNNNNNNNNNNNNNNNNNDNNNNNNNNNNNNNNNNNNNNNNNDNDNNDNDNNNNNNDNNNNNNNDNNNNNNNNNNNNNNNNNNNNNNNNNNNNNNNNNDNN